In Malassezia japonica chromosome 2, complete sequence, one DNA window encodes the following:
- the MCA1 gene encoding Ca(2+)-dependent cysteine protease (COG:D; COG:O; EggNog:ENOG503NW3X; MEROPS:MER0114503) produces MYNNYGPPQGYAPQGYGPPQGYAPQGYGPPQGYGGPPTSYHMQAGGGAPPQYNNMMVHANPQGGVMNGNMHYEYSSMQGKRKALLIGINYAGMNSALRGCWNDVHNMADFIHRYAGYKHDDMVLLTDEPGVHPKSVPTRANIVAAMQWLVAGAQQGDALFFHYSGHGGQERAVEGDEEDGYNETILPLDYNMTGQMPDDELHARLVRPLPIGCRLTALFDSCHSGTALDLPYVYSTSGNIKETNISMNVGKGILGAAMDYARGDIGGVVSGLMSTFKSATTGSGAAEYTRQTRSSGADVIMLSGCKDSQTSADATEAGRATGAMSWAFIKVLNEYSQLSYLQLLNATRDALAMKYSQKPQMSASHPIDMNLLFVI; encoded by the exons ATGTACAACAACTACGGCCCCCCGCAAGGCTATGCCCCCCAGGGCTACGGACCCCCTCAGGGCTACGCCCCCCAAGGCTACGGTCCTCCTCAGGGCTATGGTGGCCCCCCCACGAGCTACCATATGCAggcgggcggcggtgccCCCCCCCAGTACAACAACATGATGGTCCACGCGAACCCCCAGGGTGGTGTGATGAACGGCAACATGCACTACGAGTACTCGTCGATGCAAGGCAAGCGTAAGGCGCTGCTGATTGGTATTAACTATGCCGGTATGAAcagtgcgctgcgtggctGCTGGAACGACGTGCACAACATGGCCGACTTTATCCACCGCTACGCTGGCTACAAGCACGACGACATGGTGCTCCTTACGGACGAGCCGGGCGTGCACCCCAAGTcggtgccgacgcgcgccaaCATTGTGGCGGCGATGCAGTGGCTcgtggccggcgcgcagcaaggcgacgcgctcttcTTCCACTACTCTGGCCATGGTGGTCAGGAGCGTGcggtcgagggcgacgaggaggacggGTACAATGAGACGATCCTCCCGCTTGACTACAACATGACTGGCCAGAtgcccgacgacgagctgcacgcgcgcctcgtgcgcccgCTCCCCATCGGCTGCCGTCTGacggcgctctttgacTCGTGCCATTCCGGTactgcgctcgacctgccGTACGTCTACTCGACCTCGGGCAACATCAAAGAGACCAACATCTCGATGAACGTCGGCAAAGGcatcctcggcgccgcgatgGATtatgcgcgcggcgataTCGGCGGCGTGGTCTCTGGCCTGATGTCCACCTTCAagtcggcgacgaccggcagcggcgcggccgagtaCACGCGCCAGACGCGCTCGTCTGGTGCAGACGTCATCATGCTTTCCGGCTGCAAAGACAGCCAGACGTCGGCGGACGCGACCGAGGCTGGCCGTGCGACCGGCGCGATGAGCTGGGCGTTTATCAAGGTGCTCAACGAGTACTCGCAGCTCTCGTACCTCCAGCTACTGAACGCTACACG CGACGCTCTCGCGATGAAGTACTCGCAGAAGCCGCAGatgagcgcgtcgcaccCCATCGACATGAACCTGCTCTTTGTCATTTAA
- a CDS encoding uncharacterized protein (EggNog:ENOG503Q51D; COG:T), whose translation MSTHPGEYVYALYNFDAENPDEVSFKVGERVLVVEKDDAYGDGWFQGTNVRGETGLFPFSYTTYDQAAAQTMLDGAANAQNAAPAEPKQEAPSAGAAVLGGGASASAAPTKEAEPGVMRSTMADIDNAITELHTKEGRQSDAGSQATDADLDEDEDGEHDFAARAAAREALAKNAQKSLALAAQQEQPGPWSAAAGLGDSDLSRDANANSLNMRHISLGTTPGVTPLAYLEMSDESEDEQDAESGAAEPAAAADDSHRREALQQLEATKPTESQAATTTPSVLGSVAAAAAVPAAAVGAAVGLTKETSPAAPEAYSAPEHAAPAVMQAEEELSLPGGFVSEPSMREAPAAPIAEAPQQVPDAATEPLKAPSADVPADVPAATREVPPVPTETLAPATEVPPTESVPVVPAVAAVPTPSVPAVRSVPAVPSAPAAPTSLPWQTPASAPEPEAKAAPSATQPELLHASQPEQSTSPLISETAPTSPALSTPSAKNPETWSVDEVLAWARSKNYDQPTIEKLAEHEISGDALLAMDINLLKEIDIVAFGRRFHLANGIKELREQAGSGVSVPVAAPVAAPAASPAAAPAASPAAAPATQSPPFSAPLSTPASAPFSTPPPSTFATGATSVRDTPTSQPEWSVFGLGGPASASPVGPKVPSKVETPISPAPAYWAGSSFGLAPPAGLAPAVDREAQPVEPPATIRSVEPSAAPSTSPSIAPVPVRRPVQPPAPEPVSAPSPAREPSTSSRRLHLPGRGIFGPRKAPREPEDDARSHRTSVVPNKAQISLPTSNANYSAPAVGAGVGAGVGAGVGAGAAGAASAASDKPEPQTIMPVASGPPAVPAKGSEASTLVLHKIAPVEMQGWIKKKGERYNTWNSRYIALKGSDLIILRDPAAEKVKSHINMRGYKVVADESTSLGRYGFKIVHESDRPHFFSLDDPVMLRNWMKGMMKASIDRDHSQPVISSYSNPTISLEEAQRLKPRPPSPGSRQRMQREHGREVKDQLTAKDESVLRGLTDEGVLRSLSGNGRR comes from the exons ATGAGCACGCATCCGGGGGAATACGTGTACGCATTGTACAACTTCGATGCAGAGAACCCCGATGAAGTGAGCTTTAAGGtaggcgagcgcgtcctcgtcgtggaGAAAGACGACGCGTACGGCGACGGCTGGTTCCAGGGCACCaacgtgcgcggcgagacGGGCCTCTTTCCTTTTTCCTACACCACCTACGaccaggccgcggcgcagaccATGCTGGACGGCGCCGCGAATGCGCAAAatgccgcgccggccgagcCGAAGCAggaggcgccgagcgcgggcgccgccgtgctcggcggcggcgcatcggccagcgctgcgccgacgAAAGAAGCCGAGCCGGGAGTGATGCGATCGACGATGGCGGATATTGATAATGCGATCACGGAGCTCCACACCAAAGAGGGCCGGCAGTCGGACGCGGGCTCGCAGGCCACCGACGcagacctcgacgaggacgaggacggcgagcacgactttgctgcacgcgccgcggcacgcgaggcgctcgccaagaaCGCACAAAAgagcctcgcgctcgccgcacaGCAGGAGCAGCCAGGGCCGTGGTCCGCTGCtgccggcctcggcgactcGGACCTCTCGCGCGACGCCAATGCCAACAGCCTCAACATGCGTCACATCAgcctcggcacgacgccgggcgTCACGCCGTTAGCTTACCTCGAAATgagcgacgagagcgaggacgagcaggacgctgaaagcggcgcggcagagcccgccgccgccgccgacgactcgcaccgccgcgaggcgctccagcagctcgaggcgaccAAGCCCACCGAGTCGCAGGCGGCCACcaccacgccgagcgtgctgggctcggtcgcggccgcggccgccgtgcccgcggccgccgtcggcgcggcagtCGGCCTCACCAAGGAAAcgagcccggcggcgcccgaggcgtaCAGTGCCCCGGAGCATGCAGCGCCCGCCGTAATGCAGGCCGAGGAAGAACTGAGCCTCCCGGGCGGCTTTGTCTCGGAGCCGAGCATGCGCGAagcgcccgcggcgccgatcgccgaggcgccgcagcaggtGCCGGACGCGGCCACAGAGCCGCTcaaggcgccgagcgccgacgtgccCGCCGATGTGCCCGCCGCAACGCGCGAGGTGCCTCCTGTGCCGACCGAGACGCTTGCCCCAGCCACCGAGGTGCCGCCGACCGAGTCGGTGCCTGTCGTgcccgccgtcgccgcggtcccgacgccgtcggtgcCTGCCGTGCGGTCGGTGCCTGCGgtgccgtcggcgccggctgcgccgaCCAGCCTCCCGTGGCagacgccggcgagcgcgcccgagcccgaggccaaggcggcgccATCGGCCACGCAgcccgagctgctgcacgcgTCGCAGCCTGAGCAGTCCACCTCGCCCCTTATTTCCGAgacggcgccgacgtcgccggcgctctCGACGCCCTCGGCCAAGAACCCGGAGACGTGGAgtgtcgacgaggtcctTGCCTGGGCGCGCTCAAAGAACTACGACCAGCCCACGATTGagaagctcgccgagcacgagatcagcggcgatgcgctgctggccATGGACATTAACCTCTTGAAAGAAATCGATATTGTGGCCTTTGGCCGCCGCTTCCACCTGGCCAACGGCAtcaaggagctgcgcgagcaggccggcagcggcgtgtcTGTGCCAGTTGCAGCGCCtgtcgccgcgcctgccgcttctcccgccgccgcgcctgccgcttcccctgccgccgcgcctgcgacgcAGTCGCCGCCGTTCTcggcgccgctctcgacgcctgcctcggcgccctTCTCGACGCCCCCGCCGTCTACGTTTgcgaccggcgcgacgtcggtgcgcgacacgcccACGTCGCAGCCCGAGTGGAGCGTctttggcctcggcggccccgcctcggcctcgccggtCGGCCCCAAGGTGCCGAGCAAGGTCGAGACGCCCAtctcgcctgcgccggcgtaCTGGGCGGGCTCGTCGTTCGGtcttgcgccgcctgctggCCTTGCACCCGCGGTGGACCGCGAAGCGCAGCCTGTCGAACCCCCCGCGACGATCCGCTCGGTggagccgagcgccgcgccgagcacttCGCCGAGCAttgcgccggtgccggtg cgccgcccggtgcagccgcccgcgcccgagccggtcTCTGCGCCGAGCCCTGCGCGTGAGCCGTCGACCTCGTCACGGCGTCTGCACCTTCCCGGCCGGGGCATCTTTGGCCCCCGcaaagcgccgcgcgagccggAGGACGATGCACGTTCGCACCGTACGAGCGTTGTGCCGAACAAGGCGCAGAtctcgctgccgacgagcaATGCGAACTActcggcgcccgccgtCGGTGCCGGCGTCGGTGCCGGTGTCGGTGCTGGCGtcggtgccggtgccgctggcgcggcgagcgcggcgagcgacaAGCCCGAGCCGCAGACGATTATGCCGGTGGCGTCGGGCCCCCCCGCGGTGCCCGCCAAGGGCTCGGAGGCCTCCACCCTCGTCCTGCACAAGATTGCGCCGGTCGAGATGCAAGGCTGGATCAAGAAGAAAGGCGAGCGCTACAACACGTGGAACTCGCGCTACATTGCGCTCAAAGGCAGCGACCTCATTATCCTGCGCGACCCTGCGGCCGAAAAAGTCAAGAGTCACATCAACATGCGCGGCTACAAGGTGGTGGCCGACGAGAGCACGAGCCTGGGCCGCTACGGCTTCAAGATTGTGCACGAGTCTGATCGCCCCCACTTCTTTAGTTTGGACGACCCCGTGATGCTGCGCAACTGGATGAAGGGCATGATGAAGGCGTCGATCGACCGCGACCACTCGCAGCCCGTCATCTCGTCGTACAGCAACCCGACGATttcgctcgaggaggcgcagcgcctcaagccgcgcccgccgagcccgGGCAGCCGccagcgcatgcagcgtgagcacggccgcgaggtCAAGGACCAGCTCACTGCGAAGGACGAGTCGGTGCTGCGTGGCCTGACCGATGAGGgggtgctgcgcagcctGTCGGGCAACGGACGTAGATAG
- a CDS encoding uncharacterized protein (EggNog:ENOG503NWAP; COG:S) codes for MDVGKLFKLPSLPSSAVNKRKWDAPAGQSLRPDDEEAERTEPELAQAKRARVEDEGEDEEYDADFAPGNDADYFVDEDEEGGRFFGGGLTEEQKHILQIMNRDGADEVEEATAESMLADTRKQMLQLEKAMQQNQAMRLKYPTEPQRFIASEADLHDELRGLVVLTTNCALLYPEFVRLGGASALIELLSHENADIASAVIQVLEELTDDDVLDSDAQPGEDAQRPGLEAMHGLVEALREGQILALLVSNLSRFNDKPPASDDAAALENYDSDVQGVYHTLSVLENVVSLEPNAAEELVSSTSLLTWLLDRMQYAARFDQNTAYSGELLAILLQDSEKNRAVLGEKGGIDVLLKILAPYRKRDPADEEETEFMENVFDALCSCLLLDANKKRFLNDEGVELMVIMLKEKKQSRMRALKVLDHALAGAYGGPQCVRFVEVLGLKSLFAIFMLPTEHGAKGRAHATTAQDMEHVLGLIASLLHNLASDSAERVRVLSKFVEQDFSKIDRLLELRETMAARVQHAERSLAEDLKMYKEQGLKDDEIAELGYLRRLESGLYSLQLIDYLLAWLLMEDDGAQAHIRMLLERANVPLSALVASLVEYRDNVGDAMVAAGSDGEGMRTQDILEALLAYVQGL; via the exons ATGGACGTCGGAAAGTTGTTCAAG ctccCGTCGCTGCCATCCTCCGCGGTGAACAAACGCAAGTGGGATGCGCCCGCTGGCCAGTCGCTCCGGcccgacgacgaagaggcaGAGCGCACTGAGCCCGAATTGGCTCAGGCCAAACGggcacgcgtcgaggacgagggcgaggacgaggagtaCGATGCGGACTTTGCGCCTGGCAACGACGCAGACTACTTTgtggacgaggacgaggagggaGGGCGCTTCTTTGGTGGTGGCCTGACCGAGGAGCAGAAGCACATCCTCCAGATCATGAACCGCGACGGtgccgacgaggtcgaAGAAGCG ACGGCAGAAAGCATGCTGGCCGACACACGCAAGCAGATGCTGCAGCTCGAAAAGGCGATGCAGCAGAACCAGGCAATGCGCCTCAAATACCCCACGGAGCCCCAGCGCTTCATCGCCTCGGAAGCCGATCTGCACGATGAACTGCGTGGGCTCGTCGTGCTGACGACCAACTGTGCCTTGCTCTATCCCGAGTTTgtgcggctcggcggcgcgagtgCGCTTATTGAGCTCCTTTCGCACGAAAACGCCGACATTGCCTCGGCCGTGATTCAGGTGTTGGAAGAGCTgacggacgacgacgtgctcgactcggacgcgcAGCCCGGTGAggatgcgcagcggccgggCTTGGAGGCGATGCATGgcctggtcgaggcgctgcgcgaagGCCAGATCttggcgctgctcgtctCGAATCTCTCGCGCTTCAACGACaagccgccggcgagcgacgacgcggcggcgctggagAACTACGACAGCGACGTTCAAGGTGTGTACCATACTTTGAGCGTCTTGGAAAATGTCGTGTCACTTGAGCCCAACGCGGCGGAGGAGCTCGTGTCCTCGACATCGCTCCTTACCTGGCTGCTGGACCGCATGCAGTATGCGGCGCGTTTCGACCAGAACACCGCGTATTctggcgagctgcttgcgaTTCTCTTGCAGGATAGCGAGAAGAACCGTGCGGTACTGGGCGAAAAGGGGGGAATCGACGTGCTGCTCAAGATCCTTGCGCCGTATCGCAAGCGCGACCCCGCGGACGAGGAAGAGACCGAGTTTATGGAGAATGTATTTGACGCGCTGTGCTCGTGCCTCTTGCTGGATGCCAACAAGAAGCGCTTCCTCAACGACGAGGGTGTCGAGCTGATGGTCATCATGCTCAAAGAAAAGAAGCAGTCGCGTATGCGTGCACTCAAAGTGCTGGACCACGCCCTCGCGGGAGCGTACGGCGGCCCGCAGTGCGTGCGGTTCGTCGAGGTACTCGGCCTAAAGAGCCTCTTTGCGATTTTCATGCTCCCGaccgagcacggcgcgaAAGGACGTGCACAtgcgacgacggcgcaggaCATGGAGCATGTGCTCGGCCTCATTGCCTCGCTCCTGCACAACCTTGCCTCGGAcagtgccgagcgcgttcGCGTCTTGTCCAAGTTTGTCGAGCAAGACTTTAGCAAGATCGACCGGCTcctggagctgcgcgagacgaTGGCTGCGCGCGTCCAGCACGCTGAGCGCagcctcgccgaggactTGAAAATGTACAAGGAGCAAGGTCTCAAGGACGACGagatcgccgagctcggctacctgcgccgcctcgaaTCGGGCCTGTACTCGCTACAGCTGATTGACTACCTCCTTGCCTGGCTCCTAATGGAAGACGATGGG GCTCAAGCGCATATCCGCATGCTGCTCGAACGCGCCAATGTGCCGCTGTCGGCCCTCGTCGCCTCCTTGGTCGAGTACCGCGACAATGTGGGCGATGCCATGGTGGCTGCGGGCTCAGACGGCGAAGGGATGCGCACGCAAGACATCCTCGAAGCCTTGCTTGCGTATGTACAAGGTCTATAG
- a CDS encoding uncharacterized protein (COG:S; BUSCO:EOG09260M87; EggNog:ENOG503NV8T): protein MEPSLQKALFDRVYDKRKAAALDLERQVRDCVSRGDRARVTQIVQQLCTFLTQPAQQNANARNGGLIGLAGIGIALGQEIAAYLDQFIDPVLACFSDPDPKTRYFACESFYNIAKVCKGEILVYFNQVFVVLARLAADSEVSVKNGAELLDRLFKDIVCEAAPHYVSVYQDVARVRAKQDQSAGYAGGSDELSVAREKAEHQRYMHEIHEQHDVRNTTMNKAFSLARLMPLLAEKMQVVSPLTRNYLVSWIAVLDSVPDLQLVSYLSVFLPFLFQYLADPNTDVRVATAEVLANFLREIREAAQHTDQTPANAQGAPDVKEEKSKQEKEDKPTSEDDDLIWIHTHGVRIEYDAIFEILLEQIASNDEEIQATIFEWITEFLHVVPSMVIPFTPRLISAILPCLAHPAPAIQTAAIETNKQLFHAIEKLPPPPSHDDEQASAAPAPAVYSDAVNYFQTANALKQHLLDQNDKTRLNALEWLIMLHRKSPTKLFSMEDGSFSFLLKVLSDPSEEVILCDLRLLTQVCSKSDSRHFKLFIKDLLELFRSDPKLLETWGSLIIRQLCTSLETERVFCTLASSLESYDDLEFASVMVQNLNMILVASPELAAFRRRLRMLDQKENQSLFVDLYHCWCHNAVSVFCLCLLTQAYEHAYDLLRIFAEYEVSLTMLIQIDKLVQLLESPIFTALRLQLLEPETNPYLFKCLYGLMMLLPQSSAFSTLRNRVHAVNGLGFLPPAARTSAPPNAPGRSRAPKADIPWADLLAHFRKVQGHHEQAREQNASRTDPALADVASRELPAPAVPSIDAPPLTGRVRRRPNEPALFSGSRSATTPLNTSARGTPTDEHGPAHGLRAPWGASASHERTSRPNSRATRQ, encoded by the exons ATGG AACCCTCGTTGCAGAAGGCGCTCTTTGATCGCGTGTATGATAAGCGaaaagcggcggcgctcgatctGGAGCG GCAAGTGCGCGATTGCGTGTCGCGGGGCGACCGTGCACGCGTCACACAGATTGTGCAGCAGCTCTGCACCTTTCTCACGCAACCGGCGCAACAGAATGCCAACGCACGCAACGGCGGTCTGATTGGCCTCGCAGGAATTGGTATCGCGCTCGGACAAGAGATTGCCGCGTACCTCGACCAGTTTATCGACCCGGTCCTGGCATGCTTCAGCGACCCGGACCCCAAGACGCGCTACTTTGCATGTGAGTCGTTCTACAACATCGCCAAGGTGTGCAAAGGCGAGATCCTCGTCTACTTCAACCAGGTATTTGtcgtcctcgcgcgcctcgcagCCGACTCGGAGGTGTCGGTGAAGAACGGcgcggagctgctcgaccgcctcttCAAGGATATCGTGTGCGAGGCCGCACCGCACTACGTGTCCGTTTACCAGGACGTGGCACGCGTGCGTGCAAAGCAGGACCAGTCAGCGGGGTATGCGGGAGGGAGCGACGAActgagcgtcgcgcgtgaAAAAGCCGAGCACCAGCGGTATATGCACGAGATCCACGAGCAacacgacgtgcgcaacACGACGATGAACAAGGCATTTTCTTTGGCACGCCTCATGCCGCTGCTTGCCGAAAAGATGCAGGTCGTCTCGCCACTCACCCGCAACTATCTCGTGAGCTGGATCGCGGTGCTGGACTCGGTGCCGGACCTGCAGCTGGTCAGTTACCTCTCCGTCTTTCTCCCTTTTCTGTTCCAGTACCTTGCGGACCCGAACACGGACGTGCGCGTAGCCACCGCCGAGGTTCTCGCCAACTTTTTGCGCGAgatccgcgaggcggcgcagcacacTGACCAGACGCCAGCAAACGCACAGGGGGCGCCGGACGTCAAAGAGGAGAAGAGCAAGCAGGAGAAGGAGGACAAGCCCACTTCCGAAGACGACGACCTCATTTGGATCCACacgcacggcgtgcgcatcgagtACGATGCAATTTTTGAAATTCTTCTCGAGCAGATTGCGAGCAACGACGAAGAGATCCAGGCGACGATCTTTGAGTGGATCACCGAGTTTTTGCACGTCGTCCCTTCGATGGTGATCCCGTTTACGCCGCGCCTCATTTCGGCGATTCTCCCGTGCCTCGCACACCCCGCGCCTGCGATCCAGACTGCGGCGATCGAGACGAACAAGCAGCTCTTCCACGCCATTGAAAAactgccgccgccgccctcgcacgacgacgagcaggcgagcgcggcaccggcgccggccgtgtaCTCGGATGCAGTCAACTACTTCCAGACGGCCAACGCCTTGAAGCAGCACCTGCTCGATCAGAACGATAAGACGCGTCTGAACGCGCTCGAGTGGCTCATCATGCTCCACCGCAAGAGCCCGACAAAGCTCTTCTCGATGGAGGATGGGAGCTTCTCGTTCCTGCTAAAGGTGCTCTCGGACCCCAGCGAAGAGGTGATTCTGTgcgacctgcgcctgctcacGCAGGTCTGCAGCAAGTCGGACTCGCGCCACTTTAAGCTGTTTATCAAGGATCTCTTGGAGCTCTTCCGCTCGGATCccaagctgctcgagacgtGGGGCAGTCTGATTATCCGTCAGCtctgcacgtcgctcgagaCAGAGCGCGTGTTCTGCACGCTCGCCTCCTCGCTCGAATCGTACGACGACCTGGAGTTTGCGAGCGTCATGGTCCAGAACCTCAACATGATCCTGGTCGCCTCGCCAGAGCTTGCGGCCTTccgccgccggctgcgcatgctcgaccAGAAAGAGAACCAGTCGCTGTTTGTCGACCTGTACCACTGTTGGTGCCACAATGCCGTGTCGGTCTTTTGCCTGTGCCTCTTGACGCAGGCGTACGAGCACGCATATGATCTGCTGCGGATCTTTGCCGAGTACGAGGTCTCGCTTACGATGCTCATCCAAATCGACAAGCTCGTCCAGCTCCTCGAATCGCCCATTTTCACGGCGCTTcgcctgcagctcctcgagccgGAGACGAACCCGTACCTCTTCAAGTGCTTGTACGGTCTCATGATGCTCCTCCCGCAGAGCTCGGCCTTCTCGACGCTACGCAACCGCGTGCACGCGGTCAACGGCCTCGGTTTCCTCccgccggccgcacgcacctcggcgccgcccaaCGCACCGggccgcagccgcgcgccaAAGGCGGATATCCCGTGGGCCGATCTCCTAGCCCACTTCCGCAAGGTCCAGGGGCACcacgagcaggcgcgcgaaCAGAACGCATCGCGCACCGACCCCGCACTCGCAGACGTCGCAAGCCGCGAGCTCCCGGCGCCCGCAGTGCCGTCAATAGACGCGCCTCCGCTCACGggccgcgtccgccgccgcccgaaCGAGCCGGCGCTCTTTTCGGGCagccgcagcgccacgACGCCACTCAAtacctcggcgcgcggcacgccgaccgacgaGCACGGGCCGGCGCATggcctgcgtgcgccgtggGGCGCCAGTGCATCGCACGAGCGCACATCGCGACCCAACAGCCGTGCGACTCGACAGTAG
- a CDS encoding ubiquitinyl hydrolase 1 (COG:O; EggNog:ENOG503NYVR; MEROPS:MER0014033), with protein sequence MAQVVHYGRAKGAASGSRASSVRAQVRAAKRSSDSGVEEAIKPGALLKTLLDDPVRFVGSQREELKAGMSLEAARAARYEIVNDLAPTERARPRASYTEEAEEEEKEAAPVSSAQSLYTPRLVARFPRAQMRAAGLHNRGNTCYLNSVMQALLHTPPLASALLTQSLPTLLGRFGVPHTSKQATKAANMFNTVAALKEFFERAWQGGSCTPAQFIQHLRKFAKPLRPGRQEDAHEYLRLLLEAMQQASTCFATEKLRHDDPLLATTLVQSIFGGRLRSRVSCHSCRYNSDTFDPIMDLSLDVRKGINSVKQALDAFTAPESLSGTEKYKCDSCKKRVDATKRFSIDAAPMALTVHLKRFGIFGNKINRPVSYGERLHLGKYMSERTKGFGADDASLSTAGAAQQYRLYAIVHHFGSGPNVGHYVASVRAPDGQWMRMDDSYVTRLSHCPVDDPSAYLLFYVREPVALDVVTASLAPLASPEKAARLSASPEKRKVLSPEKRKKRKERALSLDDDAIGEPLERGAYESLVKSRRTQTSDSSDEASVDMELPALPPADSAKTRRELKKRKKRRMALAPRT encoded by the coding sequence ATGGCGCAAGTGGTGCACTACGGGCGGGCGAAAGGGGCCGCGAGCGGAAGCCGCGCGTCCAGTGTCCGCGCCCAGGTCCGTGCCGCGAAGCGTTCATCCGATAGTggcgtcgaggaggcgatcaagcccggcgcgctgctcaagaCGCTGCTGGACGACCCGGTACGCTTTGTGGGCTcccagcgcgaggagctcaagGCGGGCATGagcctcgaggcggcgcgtgctgcgcgataCGAGATCGTGAATGATTTGGCGCCTACCGAGCGTGCCCGCCCCCGCGCCTCGTACACcgaagaggccgaggaggaggaaaaagaggcggcgccagtgtcgagcgcgcaaAGCCTCTACACGCCGCGTCTCGTGGCACGCTTTCCCCGCGCGCagatgcgcgccgcaggcttGCACAACCGCGGAAACACTTGCTATTTGAACAGCGTgatgcaggcgctgctgcacacgccgccgctcgcttcggcgctgctcaccCAGAGCCTGCCGACGCTCCTTGGGCGCTTTGGCGTGCCGCACACGTCCAAGCAGGCGACCAAGGCTGCCAACATGTTCAACACAGTCGCTGCCCTGAAAGAGTTCTTTGAGCGCGCGTGGCAAGGAGGAAgctgcacgccggcgcagtTTATCCAGCACCTGCGCAAGTTTGCCAAGCCGCTGCGGCCAGGGCGCCAGGAGGACGCGCACGAGTACCTGCgtctgctgctcgaggcgatgcagCAGGCGAGCACCTGCTTCGCGACCGAGAAGCTGCGTCACGACGATCCGCTGCTCGCCACGACGCTGGTGCAGTCCATCTTTGGcgggcgcctgcgcagccgcgTGAGCTGCCACAGCTGCCGCTACAACTCGGACACCTTTGACCCGATCATGGATCTGAGCCTGGACGTGAGAAAAGGCATCAACAGCGtgaagcaggcgctcgacgcgtttactgcgcccgagtcgctgaGCGGCACGGAAAAGTACAAGTGCGACAGCTGCAAGAAGCGTGTCGACGCGACGAAGCGCTTCAGcatcgacgccgcgccgatggCGCTCACGGTGCACCTCAAGCGTTTCGGCATCTTTGGCAACAAGATCAACCGCCCGGTGTCGTACGGTGAGCGTctgcacctcggcaagTACAtgagcgagcgcacgaAAGGCTTTGGCGCAGACGACGCGTCTTTGAGCACggctggcgccgcgcagcagtaCCGCCTCTATGCGATCGTGCACCACTTTGGCAGCGGGCCGAACGTGGGGCACTATGTCGCAAGTGTCCGTGCGCCGGATGGCCAGTGGATGCGCATGGACGACTCGTACGTGACGCGCCTGTCGCACTGCCCGGTCGACGACCCGAGCGCCTACCTTCTCTTTTACGTGCGCGAGCCGGTCGCGCTGGACGTCGtcaccgcgtcgctcgcgccgctcgcgtcgcccgaaaaggccgcgcgcctctcGGCTTCGCccgagaagcgcaaggtgcTCTCGCCAGAAAagcgcaagaagcgcaaggagcgtgcgctgtcgctggacgacgacgcgattggcgagccgctcgagcgggGCGCGTACGAAAGCCTCGTCAAGAGCCGGCGAACGCAGACCAGCGACagctcggacgaggcgagcgtcgaCATGGAGCTgcccgcgctgccgccggccgacTCGGCCAAGACACGGCGCGAGCTGAAGAAGCGCAAGAAGCGGCGAATGGCACTCGCGCCACGTACATAG